Proteins from a genomic interval of Chelonoidis abingdonii isolate Lonesome George chromosome 7, CheloAbing_2.0, whole genome shotgun sequence:
- the LOC116839240 gene encoding LOW QUALITY PROTEIN: vitamin D3 hydroxylase-associated protein-like (The sequence of the model RefSeq protein was modified relative to this genomic sequence to represent the inferred CDS: inserted 2 bases in 2 codons; substituted 1 base at 1 genomic stop codon) produces the protein MIQADWRLLLPAGEVDPRAVVALLCGSAXAVLVLRWVRQRQIQEKMDQARRTRDLSLEQMEKVARRFKQQNPGIQASHILSLPLVELAEKLKEGSLSPESVLYTYIDQALEVTREVNCVTDFMQGCEEQLREVRRKKERGLLYGVLVSIKDHIGCKGHVSTSGLVQFLGKAEEEDSVIVQVLKRQEAIPFVKTNILQSMINYDCSNLIFGQTVNPLNHKKSPGGSSGGEGALITGGGSILGFGTDIVGSIRLPSSFCGLCGLKPTGNRLSTHGLASPIAGMKSVTGMVGPMAGDVDSLALCMRALLXDDMFRLDPTVPPLPFNKEVYSSSVSLRIGYYDGYGYFQPSPNMRQAVQETRKLLQRAGHTISGPFYTPPGIDYMVDELFTRGLFSDGAANLLDKFKGDIVDPTLKSQINCYHLPILVKKILALILKPVYPRIIRNLNALCGVGSAKSLWKHHVAVAVYRTEFISKWRKVELDVMLCPALGPAFNKGYPGKLFAATSYTNLYNVLNFPAGVVPVSVVTEADEEQLKNYRGHYGDPWDKRHRERLAVEGAVGLPVAVQCVALPWQEELCLQFMKEVEMLTRERKRNXGPTDDDDDDTNDLNL, from the exons ATGATCCAGGCAGATTGGAGGCTGCTCCTGCCTGCGGGCGAGGTCGATCCTCGCGCCGTGGTAGCCCTGCTCTGTGGCTCAG GTGCAGTGCTGGTGCTGCGATGGGTGAGGCAGAGACAGATCCAGGAGAAGATGGACCAGGCAAGGAGGACGCGGGATCTCAGTCTAGAACAAATGGAAAAGGTGGCTCGGCGGTTTAAACAGCAG AACCCAGGGATACAGGCTAGTCACATCCTCTCCCTGCCACTTGTGGAGCTGGCTGAGAAACTGAAGGAAGGTTCCCTCTCTCCAGAGAGCGTCCTCTATACGTACATAGATCAG GCCTTGGAGGTGACCCGGGAGGTGAACTGTGTGACAGATTTTATGCAAGGCTGTGAGGAGCAATTGCGGGAAGTGCgaaggaagaaggagagagggTTACTGTATGGAGTTCTCGTCAGCATCAAAGATCACATTGGCTGCAAG GGTCACGTCTCCACCAGTGGCTTGGTGCAATTTCTCGGCAAAGCGGAGGAAGAGGACAGCGTGATAGTCCAGGTTTTGAAGAGGCAGGAGGCGATTCCATTTGTGAAAACCAACATCCTGCAGAGCATGATAAA ctATGACTGCAGCAACTTGATCTTCGGCCAGACGGTGAACCCGCTGAACCACAAGAAAAGCCCTGGCGGCTCCTCCGGAGGGGAGGGGGCGCTGATCACCGGAGGAGGGTCCATCCTGGGCTTTGGGACAGATATCGTTGGAAGCATCCGCCTGCCGTCCAGCTTCTGCGGGCTGTGTGGGCTCAAGCCGACGGGCAACAGGCTGAG CACCCATGGTCTCGCCAGTCCTATAGCCGGCATGAAATCAG TTACAGGAATGGTCGGGCCAATGGCGGGGGACGTGGACAGCCTGGCTCTGTGCATGAGAGCGCTCCTGTGAGACGACATGTTCCGCCTGGACCCCACCGTGCCACCCCTGCCCTTCAACAAGGAG GTGTACTCCAGTTCAGTCTCTCTTCGGATCGGGTATTACGACGGATACGGCTATTTCCAGCCCTCGCCCAACATGAGACAGGCTGTCCAGGAAACCAGAAAGCTTCTCCAGAGGGCAGGGCATACGATAT CTGGTCCCTTTTACACGCCCCCTGGGATTGATTACATGGTGGATGAGCTTTTCACCAGAGGCCTCTTTTCTGATGGAGCTGCAAATCTGTTGGACAAATT CAAAGGGGACATTGTGGATCCGACCCTGAAATCGCAGATCAACTGTTACCATCTTCCCATTCTGGTGAAGAAGATTCTGGCCCTCATCTTAAAGCCTGTG TATCCACGAATCATCAGAAATCTGAACGCACTGTGTGGAGTGGG ATCAGCAAAAAGCCTTTGGAAGCATCATGTAGCAGTGGCG GTTTACCGTACAGAATTCATTTCTAAATGGAGGAAGGTGGAGCTGGATGTTATGCTGTGTCCTGCTTTGGGTCCAGCGTTTAACAAGGGCTATCCTGGGAAGCTATTTG CTGCTACTTCCTACACCAATTTATACAATGTCTTGAACTTCCCTGCTGGGGTTGTGCCGGTCAGCGTCGTCACGGAGGCTGATGAAGAACAGCTGAAGAATTACAGAGGGCACTACGGCGACCCTTGGGATAAGAGGCATAGAGAGCGGTTA GCTGTGGAAGGAGCCGTGGGGCTGCCTGTCGCCGTTCAGTGCGTGGCTCTGCCATGGCAGGAGGAACTGTGTCTGCAGTTCATGAAGGAGGTGGAGATGCTCACTCGTGAGAGGAAGAGGA GTGGAcccactgatgatgatgatgacgacacTAATGATTTGAACTTATAA